A section of the Streptomyces sp. V3I8 genome encodes:
- a CDS encoding CDP-glycerol glycerophosphotransferase family protein, whose protein sequence is MPRFSIIVTVHDIAGRLPTALDSVLAQSFTDVELLVACLVPDSPAGALAAEYAERDSRVVRVAGARDAGLRAATGTYVLFLDTGDVLAPGALAGIDARLQGAGGDAVDVLRLGHERVPWWEGEPVAEPLEGRDPADVRLPVWATVHRRAFLREHGLVPPAGRGTDLGWAGLVTLAAGRSAVLPQICVRRHERRQGGGGTPAVAGVELLDQVELVLDRAAGQDLPEDRARALFTQLFAEVLDHAVTAPRDRAFFRRAGRLHRRHRPAGLRTRGLRNRLLRRGAHTAFRVLPPLGRWTARVRAYAARSVLRRRRALLYAWYLRRPLDENLAVFAAYWGRGYACNPAAVHRKARELAPHIRSVFLVKEKELPHMPEDVESVVIGSRRYWEVMARAKYTFNNVNFEHAVRKRPGTVHVQTHHGTPLKRMGVDQIEYPAVAAATGSFGRLMRRVDRWDFSLSSNSHSTEVWSGAYPGAFAHLEYGYPRNDRFYGAAPAEVAAIRARLGVPEDRVALLYAPTYRDYPRDVAAQFDLARFCARLGPEFVVLLRAHYFLDGDAGLRQAVADGQLIDVTSLRDTEDVCLASDALITDYSSIMFDYANLDRPIVTYADDWDVYRDTRGVYFDLLAEPPGHVARTQDELLHVLTSGRWCDERSAALRSRFRARFCEFDDGQAAERVVRRVLLGQSEEELPPVIPLRERLPVPAAAVSRPRTPAR, encoded by the coding sequence ATGCCCCGCTTCAGCATCATCGTCACCGTCCACGACATCGCGGGGCGGCTCCCCACGGCCCTCGATTCGGTCCTCGCCCAGTCCTTCACCGACGTCGAGCTGCTCGTGGCCTGCCTGGTCCCGGACTCCCCGGCGGGCGCGCTCGCGGCCGAGTACGCCGAGCGGGACTCCAGGGTCGTCCGGGTCGCCGGTGCGCGCGACGCCGGACTGCGGGCGGCGACCGGAACGTACGTGCTGTTCCTGGACACGGGTGACGTGCTGGCGCCGGGGGCGCTCGCCGGGATCGACGCGCGGCTGCAAGGGGCCGGCGGGGACGCCGTCGACGTGCTGCGCCTGGGCCACGAGCGCGTGCCGTGGTGGGAGGGCGAACCGGTGGCGGAGCCGCTCGAAGGCAGGGACCCCGCCGACGTACGGCTGCCGGTCTGGGCCACCGTCCACCGCCGCGCCTTCCTCCGCGAGCACGGGCTCGTCCCTCCCGCGGGCCGGGGCACCGACCTCGGCTGGGCCGGTCTCGTGACGCTCGCCGCCGGGCGCAGCGCCGTACTGCCCCAGATCTGCGTACGCCGTCACGAGCGCCGGCAGGGCGGTGGCGGCACGCCGGCCGTCGCGGGAGTGGAACTCCTCGACCAGGTCGAACTCGTGCTGGACCGGGCCGCCGGGCAGGACCTCCCCGAGGACCGGGCGCGCGCGCTCTTCACCCAGCTCTTCGCCGAGGTCCTCGACCACGCGGTCACCGCCCCCCGCGACCGGGCCTTCTTCCGTCGCGCGGGCCGGCTCCACCGGCGCCACCGCCCGGCGGGCCTGCGCACCCGGGGCCTGCGGAACCGGCTGCTGCGGCGCGGCGCGCACACGGCGTTCCGCGTGCTGCCGCCCCTCGGCCGGTGGACGGCGCGGGTGCGCGCGTACGCCGCCCGCTCGGTGCTGCGCAGGCGCCGCGCCCTGCTGTACGCGTGGTACCTGCGCAGGCCGCTGGACGAGAACCTCGCCGTCTTCGCCGCCTACTGGGGCCGCGGCTACGCCTGCAACCCCGCCGCCGTCCACCGCAAGGCACGCGAACTCGCCCCGCACATCCGGTCGGTGTTCCTGGTGAAGGAGAAGGAACTGCCGCACATGCCCGAGGACGTGGAGAGCGTGGTGATCGGCAGCAGGCGGTACTGGGAGGTGATGGCGCGGGCGAAGTACACCTTCAACAACGTCAACTTCGAGCACGCCGTGCGCAAGCGCCCCGGCACCGTGCACGTCCAGACGCACCACGGGACGCCGCTCAAGCGGATGGGCGTCGACCAGATCGAGTACCCGGCCGTCGCGGCGGCCACCGGCAGCTTCGGCCGGCTGATGCGGCGGGTGGACCGCTGGGACTTCTCCCTGTCCTCCAACTCCCACTCCACGGAGGTCTGGTCGGGCGCCTACCCCGGCGCCTTCGCGCACCTGGAGTACGGCTATCCGCGCAACGACCGCTTCTACGGCGCGGCCCCCGCCGAGGTCGCCGCGATCCGGGCCCGGCTCGGCGTCCCCGAGGACCGGGTGGCGCTGCTGTACGCGCCGACGTACCGGGACTACCCGCGCGACGTGGCGGCGCAGTTCGACCTGGCGCGGTTCTGCGCGCGGCTCGGACCGGAGTTCGTGGTGCTGCTGCGGGCGCACTACTTCCTCGACGGCGACGCCGGCCTGCGGCAGGCGGTGGCGGACGGGCAGCTGATCGACGTGACGTCCCTGCGCGACACCGAGGACGTCTGCCTGGCCTCCGACGCGCTGATCACGGACTACTCGTCGATCATGTTCGACTACGCCAACCTCGACCGGCCGATCGTCACGTACGCCGACGACTGGGACGTCTACCGGGACACCCGAGGCGTCTACTTCGACCTGCTCGCCGAGCCGCCGGGCCATGTCGCCCGCACCCAGGACGAGTTGCTGCACGTCCTGACGTCGGGCCGGTGGTGCGACGAGCGGTCCGCCGCCCTGCGGTCCCGGTTCCGCGCGCGGTTCTGCGAGTTCGACGACGGGCAGGCCGCCGAGCGGGTCGTACGGCGGGTGCTGCTCGGGCAGAGCGAGGAGGAGCTGCCGCCGGTGATCCCGCTGCGGGAGCGCCTGCCCGTGCCGGCCGCGGCCGTGTCCCGTCCCCGCACGCCGGCGCGCTGA